The window CGGCCAGCAGCGGGTCGGCGACCGGGTCACCGAGCGGCTGCCCGTCGACCGGGACCAGCAGGTCGTCGCGGATCTCGGCACGACCGGCGAGGATCAGCGTGACGATCGCGGTGCCGGCGAGCCCGGCGCCGAGCAGATCCCGGCCGACGATCGGCCGGCCGGTGCTGTCGTCGAGCGCAACCAGGAAGAACTCCTCGGTCAGCGTCAACTCCGTCGGAGTTCGAGCACGGCGCATCGTCGTCCCCTGCGGCGGTTTCTGGTGCGCGAGCCGAGCAGGGCCGCTGGAACGGCCCGGCAAGGATGGATGACCTTGCTGAAGCGGAACCTTACGACGCCGGACCAATCAGCTCAAGCCATTCCTTTGTTGGAAACCGGTGAATGTTCCTTCGACAGTGCCGAAATGCCACCCCGCACCAGGTACGGCACCGGCGCCGGGTTAGCGTCTGCTGGTGGACCCGGCACCAGCAGCGACCCGGTCGGCCACCCCGCCGGCCGGGGACCTCCGCGCCCGCCGCCTGTTCGGCCGACGGGCCGCCGCGGCCAGCGATCTGGCGGCGAGTCCGTTCCGGGCCGACCGGGACCGGATCGTCTCCTCACCGTTCTTCGCCCGGCTCGGCGGCGTGACCCAGGTGATCAGCCCGGGCGGCTCCGGCCTGCTGGTGCACAACCGGCTCACCCACAGCCTCAAGGTGGCCCAGGTGGGCCGAGCCGTCGCCGAGCGACTGACGGCCGACGAACGGCACCGTGCCCTGCTCGACGAGCTCGGCGGCTGCGACCCGGACGTGGTCGAGGCGGCGGCGCTCGCCCACGACCTCGGCCACCCACCGTTCGGGCATCTCGGTGAACGGGTGCTGGACCGGGTGGCCCGGCACCGGCTCGGTCTGCCGGACGGTTTCGAGGGAAACGCCCAGTCCTACCGGATCGTCACCAGCACCGAGATCCGGGGCGAGGCGGCCGTCGGTCTGGACCTGACCGCAGCGGTACGGGCCGCCATGCTCAAGTACCCGTGGACCCGGCGGACCTATCCGCAGCCGCATCCGAGCCTGCTGCGCCCGGCGCCGCGTGGTGCCGCGGTCGCGCCCGACGATCCGGCGGTCGGGTCGGTCAAGTTCGGTGCCTACACCACCGAGGCGGCCGACCTGCGGCAGGCCCGGGCACCGTTCGCCGGGGTGATCGAGCCGTGGCAGCAGACCGTCGAAGCGTCGATAATGGATACTGCCGACGACATCGCGTACGCCATCCACGATGTGGAGGACTTCCACCGGGTCGGCGTACTGCAGCAGGGCCCGGTCGCCGGGGAACTCGTCACCTGGCAGCGCTCCGCCGCCGAGCTGCGGGAGCTCACCGACGCGGAGGTCGCCGCCAGCGCGCACCGCCCCGGCCGGTCCATTGAGCGGCTCCGCCGCCAGCTGCACCGCAAGGACAGCTGGATCGCCTCCGACGAGGCGTTCGCCGCCGCCGTCGAACACGTCCGCCAGGAGCTGGTGGACGGCCTGCTGATGGTGCCGTTCGACGGGTCGATCGAAGCGGAGGAGAGCATCAGCACCTTCTCCGCCCGGTGGACCCGGCGGCTGGTCGGCGCGATCGGCGTCACCGCCGACCCGCCGGTACGTTCCGGCCACGTGCTGCTGGCCACCGCCCAGTGGCACGAGGTGCAGGTGCTCAAGTTCGTGCACCACCGGTTCGTCCTCGCTCGGCCGGACCTGGCGCTGCACCAGCGCGGTCAGGCCGATCTGCTGGCCACCCTGGTCGACGCGCTGCACGCCTGGGTGACCGACCCGGACGAGCAGGGGCGGCTGCCCCGTCGGCTGCACGACCTGGTCGAGCTGGCGGAGGCCGAGTTGGCCGCGACCGTCGGCAGCGACACCCCACCCGGGGCGGGTGGCATCCCGGGCGGCGGCCTGATCGGCATCCCAGGCGCCCCGGCCCGCGGCCGGGTGGACGGCCTGGTCGCCGCCGCTCAGGGCCGGGCGATCATCGACTACGTCGCCTCCCTCACCGACGGCCAGGCAGTCGCGTTGCTGGGCGCGTTGACCGGCCGGTCCGGGCAGCTGTGGACCGACGCGTTCGTGCTGTGACCGACCCGTCCGGTTGGTGATCGACGGTCCCGGCGGCGGTCAGTCCCGCCAGCCGTAGTCCAGACTCACCAGACTGGTGCCGACGGTGATCCGGGCCAGGATACCGACCAGCGCCGACCGCCGCTGGTCGCGGCTGACCACGTCGGCGGCGTCGGCGTTCAGCTGCACGTACCGTTGCCACACCTGCTGTTCGATCTCCTCGGCGTTGATCAGGGGACGGTCACATTCCGTGTCGGGGCAGGCGTAGTGGCGGGTGTCGTCGTCGGTGCTGGCCGGAATCAACAGGCGGTCACCGCACCACAGCAGACCGCGCAGGATGTAGAGGTCGGAACCGGTCGTGTCACGGCGTGCAGGGTTGACCATGATGCCCATGTCTCATCGCCTCCTGCCAGTGTGTACGGGCCGGAGGGGTGTCCGGTTCGCCGGATCGCCACAGCAATGGGCGGGCTGGCGCCGGATGGGCGGGCCGCCGGCGGCGTCAGGGGCGGCGGCCGCCGCCCGGACGGAGGTTCTGCAGGCGCACCTGACCCCGGGCGATCAGCTGGCCGTCACTGTCGGTGATCTGGACCTGCCACAGTTGCTGGCTGTAGCCGCGGTGGACCGGCGTGCCGACGGCGATCAGCTCCCCGCCGGAGGCCGCCTTCAGGAAGTCGGTCTGGTTGGCCACCCCCACCACCCGGCCCTC is drawn from Micromonospora sp. Llam0 and contains these coding sequences:
- a CDS encoding PaaI family thioesterase, whose amino-acid sequence is MDRPLGGFDAQLGVRAAEVSAQRVELRLLVTPALHQLFGIVHGGVYCALVESAASLGAATWLGDEGRVVGVANQTDFLKAASGGELIAVGTPVHRGYSQQLWQVQITDSDGQLIARGQVRLQNLRPGGGRRP
- a CDS encoding zinc ribbon domain-containing protein encodes the protein MGIMVNPARRDTTGSDLYILRGLLWCGDRLLIPASTDDDTRHYACPDTECDRPLINAEEIEQQVWQRYVQLNADAADVVSRDQRRSALVGILARITVGTSLVSLDYGWRD
- a CDS encoding deoxyguanosinetriphosphate triphosphohydrolase family protein; the protein is MDPAPAATRSATPPAGDLRARRLFGRRAAAASDLAASPFRADRDRIVSSPFFARLGGVTQVISPGGSGLLVHNRLTHSLKVAQVGRAVAERLTADERHRALLDELGGCDPDVVEAAALAHDLGHPPFGHLGERVLDRVARHRLGLPDGFEGNAQSYRIVTSTEIRGEAAVGLDLTAAVRAAMLKYPWTRRTYPQPHPSLLRPAPRGAAVAPDDPAVGSVKFGAYTTEAADLRQARAPFAGVIEPWQQTVEASIMDTADDIAYAIHDVEDFHRVGVLQQGPVAGELVTWQRSAAELRELTDAEVAASAHRPGRSIERLRRQLHRKDSWIASDEAFAAAVEHVRQELVDGLLMVPFDGSIEAEESISTFSARWTRRLVGAIGVTADPPVRSGHVLLATAQWHEVQVLKFVHHRFVLARPDLALHQRGQADLLATLVDALHAWVTDPDEQGRLPRRLHDLVELAEAELAATVGSDTPPGAGGIPGGGLIGIPGAPARGRVDGLVAAAQGRAIIDYVASLTDGQAVALLGALTGRSGQLWTDAFVL